One window of the Candidatus Dependentiae bacterium genome contains the following:
- a CDS encoding SufD family Fe-S cluster assembly protein produces MQDTLIIPSYNRIDTPVVLPTHSEHMHIVVQVGAQVVLHDLVDPSANRTVTMVIEDNAHVTFLHDRVASQNVREHYSVDIGRASSLVYYSLLTDTNELQLHMNLKGEYAQADVRCAWLLKEHAQVAMQVNQNHYVPHTTSRLDIRTVLYDAAQAEYQGGIFIAPGAHQTDAAQQHKSIVLSSQARAISVPTIEVLAHDVQCAHGSAVGQIDEEQLLYMQSRGLSQLAAKHMWLRGFFADVFNDSLLFIRLQNLLKMP; encoded by the coding sequence ATGCAAGATACATTAATAATACCATCATACAATCGCATTGATACACCTGTTGTACTACCTACACATAGTGAGCATATGCACATCGTGGTGCAAGTCGGTGCACAGGTGGTGCTGCATGATCTAGTAGATCCTAGTGCTAATCGGACTGTTACGATGGTGATTGAAGATAATGCACATGTTACGTTCTTACATGACCGCGTTGCATCGCAAAATGTACGCGAGCATTATTCTGTGGATATAGGGCGTGCAAGTAGCCTAGTATATTATTCCTTGTTGACGGATACAAATGAACTGCAATTACACATGAATTTAAAAGGTGAATATGCTCAGGCTGATGTGCGATGTGCTTGGTTACTCAAAGAACATGCACAAGTTGCCATGCAGGTTAATCAAAATCACTATGTTCCCCATACTACCAGTCGATTGGATATCAGAACTGTTTTATATGATGCTGCACAAGCAGAATATCAGGGTGGTATTTTTATAGCGCCGGGTGCACATCAAACCGATGCGGCGCAACAACATAAAAGTATTGTACTCAGTAGCCAAGCGCGTGCTATATCAGTTCCTACGATAGAAGTACTCGCGCATGATGTGCAATGTGCGCATGGTAGTGCCGTGGGACAGATTGATGAAGAACAATTGTTGTATATGCAGTCTCGAGGTCTATCGCAATTAGCTGCGAAACATATGTGGTTACGTGGTTTTTTTGCTGATGTGTTCAATGATTCATTGTTGTTTATAAGACTGCAAAATCTTTTAAAAATGCCATGA
- a CDS encoding SufS family cysteine desulfurase, with product MEHLRADFPILNISINGHKLCYLDNASTSQKPNQVIHAITDFYTTKNANIARGVHMLGEEATSLYEGTRSTVAQCIGADSHEVVFTSGTTEGINFIASTWAYEHVHAGDEVLITELEHHANILPWQRLVHQKGAVLKAIPITQNGMLDMESAQKLITKKTKLVAITQCSNAIGTQVDVATIVRYARAVGAKILVDAAQSIAHKKINVHALDCDFLVFSGHKVLGPTGVGVLYIKKSLQNDIPPYQLGGGIVREATLQHTTFVDAPQKFEAGTPPIAQAIGLGAAFEYLQKNINFTALQKYEAALCTRTIDDLERIPGVKILGPIEQLKKEGHIVSFTVKNIHPHDVATYLSEQGICVRAGTHCAQPLFSQLDITSSVRASFYFYNTLEDVDRLVNTVAELVKNF from the coding sequence ATGGAGCATTTACGTGCAGACTTTCCTATCTTAAACATAAGTATTAATGGTCATAAGTTGTGTTATCTAGACAATGCTTCTACCTCACAAAAACCAAATCAGGTGATACATGCAATCACTGATTTTTATACTACAAAAAATGCAAATATTGCCCGTGGCGTTCATATGTTGGGCGAAGAGGCTACCAGTTTATATGAAGGAACACGTTCTACCGTAGCACAATGTATAGGTGCTGATTCGCATGAAGTTGTTTTTACCAGTGGAACAACGGAAGGTATTAATTTTATTGCAAGTACGTGGGCATATGAGCATGTACACGCAGGAGATGAAGTTCTGATTACTGAGTTGGAGCACCATGCAAATATATTGCCGTGGCAACGACTTGTCCATCAAAAGGGAGCTGTGCTCAAAGCTATACCAATTACACAAAATGGTATGCTTGATATGGAGTCCGCACAAAAACTTATTACCAAAAAAACGAAACTTGTTGCCATTACTCAATGCTCAAATGCAATTGGTACACAGGTAGATGTGGCAACTATTGTTCGGTATGCACGTGCGGTTGGGGCAAAAATTCTTGTTGATGCAGCACAATCGATAGCGCATAAAAAAATTAACGTACATGCATTAGACTGTGATTTCTTGGTTTTTTCTGGTCATAAGGTACTTGGGCCAACCGGCGTAGGTGTATTATATATAAAAAAATCATTGCAAAATGATATTCCACCATATCAACTGGGCGGTGGTATTGTGCGGGAAGCTACATTGCAACATACAACCTTTGTAGATGCGCCGCAGAAGTTCGAAGCAGGTACGCCACCTATTGCACAAGCTATTGGTCTTGGGGCTGCATTTGAGTATCTACAAAAAAATATTAATTTTACTGCATTGCAGAAATATGAAGCAGCGTTGTGTACGCGTACTATTGATGATTTGGAACGTATACCAGGAGTTAAAATTCTTGGACCTATCGAACAGTTAAAAAAAGAAGGACATATTGTAAGCTTTACGGTAAAAAATATTCATCCTCATGATGTGGCAACATATTTAAGTGAGCAAGGTATTTGTGTACGTGCGGGTACTCATTGTGCGCAGCCACTATTTAGCCAATTGGATATCACTTCATCTGTACGAGCAAGCTTCTATTTTTATAATACGTTGGAAGATGTTGATAGGTTAGTCAATACAGTAGCTGAATTGGTTAAGAATTTTTAG
- the sufB gene encoding Fe-S cluster assembly protein SufB: MMDTASKHRASEYVFKSAKGLNRQIVIEISEQKKEPVWMREFRLAALEVFEHKPMPTWGADLSDLDPNDIYYYVKPLEHQTTSWDEVPDTIKNTFEQLGIPQAEQKFLAGVGAQYESEVIYKRLKKKWADQGVVFTDMSAALREYPDIFKKYFSTVIPPHDNKFAALNSAVWSGGSFVYVPKGVRIDQPLQAYFRINAASMGQFERTLIVAEPGSYVHYVEGCSAPIYRKNSLHSAVVELVALPGAHIRYTTIQNWSNNVYNLVTKRAIAYKNAQVEWIDGNFGSKVTMKYPSIILKEPGAKGNIISIAVAGNGQHQDAGAKIIHLAPHTTSNIVSKSISKNGGRTSYRGLLKIIKGAKHVQSRVQCDALLLDAASRTDTYPTIEVREDLVDVGHEASVSNINDEQLFYLQSRGLNEQNARALIVNGFIDAFVKELPMEYAVEINRLVAMEMEGSIG; this comes from the coding sequence ATGATGGATACCGCATCAAAGCATCGCGCATCTGAATATGTGTTTAAATCTGCTAAAGGGTTAAATCGTCAAATTGTGATCGAAATTTCTGAACAGAAAAAAGAGCCTGTTTGGATGAGAGAATTTAGACTTGCTGCACTTGAAGTTTTTGAGCACAAGCCAATGCCTACATGGGGTGCAGACCTTTCTGATTTGGATCCAAATGATATTTATTATTACGTAAAGCCGCTTGAACATCAAACTACATCATGGGATGAAGTACCAGATACTATAAAAAATACGTTTGAACAACTTGGTATTCCACAGGCAGAACAAAAGTTTTTGGCCGGTGTTGGTGCGCAGTATGAATCAGAAGTTATTTATAAACGATTGAAGAAAAAGTGGGCAGATCAAGGTGTTGTGTTTACCGACATGAGTGCGGCATTACGCGAATATCCGGATATTTTTAAAAAATATTTTTCTACGGTAATTCCACCGCACGATAATAAATTTGCTGCACTTAATTCTGCCGTGTGGAGCGGTGGAAGTTTTGTATATGTGCCCAAAGGTGTACGTATAGACCAACCATTGCAGGCATATTTTAGGATTAATGCGGCAAGTATGGGGCAATTTGAGCGTACATTAATTGTAGCAGAGCCAGGTAGCTATGTGCATTATGTCGAGGGATGCAGTGCTCCTATTTACCGTAAAAATTCTTTGCACAGTGCAGTAGTAGAACTTGTAGCATTGCCAGGAGCTCATATTCGGTACACTACCATTCAAAATTGGTCAAACAATGTATATAATTTGGTAACCAAGCGTGCAATCGCATACAAAAATGCACAGGTAGAATGGATAGATGGTAATTTTGGTAGCAAAGTAACTATGAAATATCCATCTATAATTTTAAAAGAGCCGGGTGCAAAAGGTAATATAATTTCTATTGCAGTTGCCGGAAATGGGCAACATCAGGATGCAGGTGCAAAAATTATTCATCTTGCACCACATACAACATCTAATATTGTTTCAAAATCCATCAGCAAAAATGGCGGGCGTACTAGTTATCGTGGATTATTAAAAATTATTAAGGGTGCAAAACATGTGCAATCACGTGTACAGTGTGATGCATTGCTCTTGGATGCTGCATCACGTACTGACACCTATCCGACCATTGAAGTACGAGAAGACTTGGTTGATGTAGGTCATGAGGCATCAGTAAGCAATATTAACGATGAACAGCTTTTTTATTTACAGAGCCGAGGGTTGAATGAGCAAAATGCTCGTGCGCTTATTGTGAATGGATTTATTGATGCGTTTGTAAAAGAATTACCTATGGAATATGCCGTAGAAATTAATCGATTGGTTGCCATGGAAATGGAAGGTTCTATAGGATAA